The following proteins come from a genomic window of Venturia canescens isolate UGA chromosome 4, ASM1945775v1, whole genome shotgun sequence:
- the Tim23 gene encoding mitochondrial import inner membrane translocase subunit Tim23 isoform X1, with amino-acid sequence MLDLREDNTNSASTYSRRQNDEINIPVTSQHGTAALSPYLNFDPSYLPTSQPEFIFPEGAVKQRGRFELAFSQIGAACILGAGFGGATGFYRGLKATTLAGQSGKLRRTQLLNHVMKHGSSLANTLGVVSVMYSGFGVLLSWARGTDDSLNTVAAATATGMLFKSTAGLHRCAMGGGIGLGIASLYCLWNSREALSQLRHHSMNPASK; translated from the exons atgttAGACCTTCGTGAGGATAATACGAACAGTGCCTCTACTTATTCGAGGCGACAAAATGACGAAATCAATATTCCAG TAACTTCACAGCATGGAACAGCAGCACTCAGTCCGTATCTAAATTTCGATCCTTCGTACTTGCCAACCAGTCAACCCGAATTCATTTTTCCTGAAGGAGCAGTTAAACAGAGAGGTCGTTTTGAGCTGGCTTTCAGTCAAATTGGTGCTGCTTGTATACTCGGAGCAGGCTTTGGCGGAGCTACAGGTTTTTATAGAGGTCTCAAAGCCACCACATTGGCTGGTCAATCTGGAAAACTTAGAAGAACTCA ATTACTTAATCATGTAATGAAGCATGGATCTTCATTAGCGAATACTCTTGGTGTTGTGTCTGTAATGTATAGTGGTTTTGGTGTTTTACTTTCCTGGGCCAGAGGTACTGATGACTCGCTCAATACAGTAGCAGCTGCAACTGCAACCGGTATGCTCTTCAAATCAACTG cGGGATTACACAGATGTGCCATGGGCGGTGGAATCGGCTTAGGAATCGCATCACTTTACTGTCTTTGGAATAGTCGAGAAGCACTTTCTCAATTGAGGCATCACAGCATGAATCCGGC ATCCAAGTGA
- the Tim23 gene encoding mitochondrial import inner membrane translocase subunit Tim23 isoform X3, which yields MNTSNFDGNGKLLDENYSDILYPPVTSQHGTAALSPYLNFDPSYLPTSQPEFIFPEGAVKQRGRFELAFSQIGAACILGAGFGGATGFYRGLKATTLAGQSGKLRRTQLLNHVMKHGSSLANTLGVVSVMYSGFGVLLSWARGTDDSLNTVAAATATGMLFKSTAGLHRCAMGGGIGLGIASLYCLWNSREALSQLRHHSMNPASK from the exons ATGAATACCTCGAATTTTGATGGGAATGGAAAATTGCTGGACGAAAATTATTCTGATATTTTATATCCCCCAG TAACTTCACAGCATGGAACAGCAGCACTCAGTCCGTATCTAAATTTCGATCCTTCGTACTTGCCAACCAGTCAACCCGAATTCATTTTTCCTGAAGGAGCAGTTAAACAGAGAGGTCGTTTTGAGCTGGCTTTCAGTCAAATTGGTGCTGCTTGTATACTCGGAGCAGGCTTTGGCGGAGCTACAGGTTTTTATAGAGGTCTCAAAGCCACCACATTGGCTGGTCAATCTGGAAAACTTAGAAGAACTCA ATTACTTAATCATGTAATGAAGCATGGATCTTCATTAGCGAATACTCTTGGTGTTGTGTCTGTAATGTATAGTGGTTTTGGTGTTTTACTTTCCTGGGCCAGAGGTACTGATGACTCGCTCAATACAGTAGCAGCTGCAACTGCAACCGGTATGCTCTTCAAATCAACTG cGGGATTACACAGATGTGCCATGGGCGGTGGAATCGGCTTAGGAATCGCATCACTTTACTGTCTTTGGAATAGTCGAGAAGCACTTTCTCAATTGAGGCATCACAGCATGAATCCGGC ATCCAAGTGA
- the Tim23 gene encoding mitochondrial import inner membrane translocase subunit Tim23 isoform X2, whose product MLDLREDNTNSASTYSRRQNDEINIPVTSQHGTAALSPYLNFDPSYLPTSQPEFIFPEGAVKQRGRFELAFSQIGAACILGAGFGGATGFYRGLKATTLAGQSGKLRRTQLLNHVMKHGSSLANTLGVVSVMYSGFGVLLSWARGTDDSLNTVAAATATGMLFKSTAGLHRCAMGGGIGLGIASLYCLWNSREALSQLRHHSMNPA is encoded by the exons atgttAGACCTTCGTGAGGATAATACGAACAGTGCCTCTACTTATTCGAGGCGACAAAATGACGAAATCAATATTCCAG TAACTTCACAGCATGGAACAGCAGCACTCAGTCCGTATCTAAATTTCGATCCTTCGTACTTGCCAACCAGTCAACCCGAATTCATTTTTCCTGAAGGAGCAGTTAAACAGAGAGGTCGTTTTGAGCTGGCTTTCAGTCAAATTGGTGCTGCTTGTATACTCGGAGCAGGCTTTGGCGGAGCTACAGGTTTTTATAGAGGTCTCAAAGCCACCACATTGGCTGGTCAATCTGGAAAACTTAGAAGAACTCA ATTACTTAATCATGTAATGAAGCATGGATCTTCATTAGCGAATACTCTTGGTGTTGTGTCTGTAATGTATAGTGGTTTTGGTGTTTTACTTTCCTGGGCCAGAGGTACTGATGACTCGCTCAATACAGTAGCAGCTGCAACTGCAACCGGTATGCTCTTCAAATCAACTG cGGGATTACACAGATGTGCCATGGGCGGTGGAATCGGCTTAGGAATCGCATCACTTTACTGTCTTTGGAATAGTCGAGAAGCACTTTCTCAATTGAGGCATCACAGCATGAATCCGGCGTAA
- the LOC122409594 gene encoding uncharacterized protein — MPGIHVPTLGKLDWVERGNGTLLTIPGAYWLCHKKHIYKFTFKWHKSLKNSERVTYPKELTKVIRRIIKSQPRQGQQFGTRHLLVTYNHSPWMRQDKMFAMLKFRERSDLTAFPHAFVLTVQTVNDSSPVQGEEEEKSIEKRNSATPVEELVQGVDATKGGEKNSATEKDSTDPKSDLDEEERRKNSAKARSPTQFDSRSSLREAASERKNDLDERLKTKKSTENIENHSRTKSRSRRRNAEKKKEKVPPDSPAEKGIAADFADLPYQYIIEKEIENSKGTSIKCGVDRSEAESNPGPSHHESDLPGKSLPRSPRAAQVEPARSADITDLVMEGLMFTIRQDQDTVTVVEQKTKLEMDEVLENSVKAETKEGEKCLLNSSLLRLENLITKIEMPDSRSKNTEDSSSRSPLAMTSSPIINRPFGFNSPVIGLPSDHGISSPKYNTKIDHVESPLRGQPLERLPSTDKIPLVKINLSNVRDVLSERLRYDGPESEIIEARKQMDIELNASYDRENQESKHSPPEDELEEEEDEVGMELKYEEKDDWDSDKNEADKDVTPAIFSTEKNGDAPKNIPVSKGSPTLDSASTMMPEYERTTRSTPRVVSNEILTSDQIPPAMQKALNHKRFKRKRLSLESYDNVDSKNDNGSDETQSLTKETIPETETFTSPTFHHESQGESMIVDALDSPPSSPLIDITEEFEQEFANERPRKLPNRRESLRTSAGANSNEPLTDEPEVRLDMWKFMHDMTRVAKVVVHRLDLTNVPNNVASGSSFTKFSTSAQ; from the exons ATGCCTGGAATACATGTACCGACGCTTGGCAAGCTTGATTGGGTCGAGCGAGGAAACGGAACACTCTTAACAATCCCTGGGGCTTATTGGCTTTGCCACAAGAAGCACATATACAAATTTACATTCAAATGGCACAAAAGCCTCAA GAATTCCGAACGTGTCACCTACCCAAAAGAGCTGACAAAAGTGATCAGGCGGATAATCAAGTCGCAACCGCGACAAGGTCAGCAATTTGGCACTCGACATCTTCTCGTCACGTACA ATCATTCACCATGGATGCGGCAGGACAAAATGTTTGCCatgttgaaatttcgagaaaggTCCGACTTGACGGCGTTCCCTCACGCGTTTGTCCTCACCGTACAAACAGTGAACGATTCGTCTCCTGTCCaaggagaagaagaggaaaagagtATTGAGAAGAGAAATTCGGCTACGCCAGTAGAAGAACTTGTTCAGGGTGTCGATGCAACGAAAGGAGGAGAGAAGAATAGTGCAACCGAGAAGGATTCGACTGATCCCAAATCCGATTTGGAtgaagaagagagaagaaaaaattcggcCAAAGCTCGGTCACCGACGCAATTTGACAGCCGTTCGTCGTTACGCGAAGCTgcgagtgaaagaaaaaacgatctTGACGAAAGActtaaaactaaaaaaagtactgaaaatatcgaaaatcatTCTCGAACGAAAAGTCGTAGTCGAAGGAGAAatgccgagaaaaaaaaagaaaaagtgccGCCTGATTCGCCGGCCGAAAAAGGAATCGCTGCGGATTTCGCGGACCTACCTTATCAGTACatcattgaaaaagaaattgaaaattcgaagggTACATCGATAAAATGTGGTGTCGATAGGAGCGAGGCTGAATCAAATCCTGGACCCAGCCATCACGAAAGTGACTTGCCGGGAAAATCATTGCCGCGTAGTCCACGAGCTGCGCAAGTGGAGCCTGCTCGATCCGCGGATATAACCGATCTCGTGATGGAAGGCCTCATGTTTACGATCCGGCAAGATCAAGACACCGTGACAGTAGTCgaacaaaaaacgaaactcgAGATGGACGAAGTATTGGAAAATTCGGTCAAAGCTGAAACAAAAGAGggtgaaaaatgtttgttgaaTTCAAGTTTACTTAGGCTCGAGAATTTGATAACGAAGATTGAGATGCCAGACTCGAGGTCAAAGAACACCGAAGATAGCAGCTCGAGGTCACCCTTGGCCATGACGAgttcaccaatcattaatagACCATTCGGTTTCAATTCTCCGGTAATTGGATTACCCTCGGATCATGGAATTTCCAGTCCCAAATACAACACGAAAATAGATCATGTAGAATCTCCGCTCCGTGGACAACCGCTAGAACGATTGCCGAGCACTGACAAAATACCGTTGGTCAAGATAAACCTGAGTAACGTCAGAGATGTACTGAGTGAACGATTGCGCTACGATGGACCAGAATCGGAAATAATCGAGGCACGTAAACAGATGGACATCGAATTGAATGCGAGCTATGATCGAGAGAATCAAGAGTCCAAACATAGCCCACCGGAAGATGAGCTCGAAGAAGAGGAAGACGAAGTAGGCATGGAATTAaagtacgaagaaaaagatGATTGGGACTCGGACAAGAACGAGGCGGATAAAGATGTCACACCTGCGATATTTTCGACGGAAAAAAATGGGGATGCtccaaaaaatattccagTATCGAAAGGTTCCCCTACATTGGATTCAGCCTCGACAATGATGCCAGAATATGAAAGAACAACGCGATCTACGCCCAGAGTAGTTTCCAACGAAATATTAACGTCCGATCAAATTCCACCAGCGATGCAAAAAGCTCTGAATCACAAACGCTTCAAGCGAAAGAGACTGAGCTTAGAAAGCTACGATAACGTTGACTCAAAAAACGACAATGGGTCCGACGAAACTCAAAGTCTAACGAAAGAAACTATACCAGAAACGGAAACATTCACGTCTCCGACGTTCCATCATGAATCCCAGGGAGAAAGTATGATTGTAGATGCGCTGGATTCTCCACCGTCGTCACCTCTTATCGACATTACCGAGGAATTTGAACAAGAATTCGCGAATGAAAGGCCACGTAAACTACCAAATAGAAGAGAAAGTTTACGCACCAGTGCCGGGGCCAATTCCAATGAACCGTTGACAGACGAACCGGAGGTTCGTTTGGATATGTGGAAATTCATGCACGACATGACACGCGTTGCTAAAGTCGTTGTGCACCGATTAGACCTTACTAATGTTCCCAATAACGTTGCATCAGGCTCTTCCTTCACGAAATTTAGTACAAGTGCACAATAA
- the LOC122409612 gene encoding uncharacterized protein translates to MDDLEKECENTVFEVCDARERYPNMCVSELTRCIKLENELSLEPVKHGPRTKIGASPMSKEQMLFLEYLQIGSKNEVAPKEEINKKMKSLLNKLDNLTLVVEQIEKEKCEEMNRLLRNQN, encoded by the exons ATGG ATGACCTTGAAAAAGAGTGCGAGAACACTGTTTTTGAAGTTTGTGACGCACGGGAACGTTATCCTAATATGTGTGTTAGTGAACTCACTCGTTGCATCAAGCTCGAGAATGAATTGAGC CTAGAGCCTGTGAAACATGGACCTCGGACAAAGATTGGTGCATCTCCGATGTCAAAAGAACAAATGTTGTTTCTAGAATATCTTCAAATTGGatcaaaaaatgaagttgCTCCGaaggaagaaataaataagaaaatgaaaagctTACTAAACAAATTGGACAATCTGACATTGGTGGTTGAGCaaatagagaaagaaaaatgtgaagaaaTGAATCGATTACTTAGAAACCAGAATTGA
- the Hmu gene encoding adipocyte plasma membrane-associated protein, giving the protein MSYLKSLGTSFVYIAFFLAVITFSPGLPPNVSFTEYSTKPPPAYTGVLAPNERLNNPEILFQGQVLGAESFDSFNGQLYTGMHDGYVGRVLDKKIVPVVRFGKDCAGLWEEEKCGRPLGLKFDKQGRLYVVDTYYGIFKVNVDTGKYERIFDPSKPIDGKVPILFNSIDVADNGDLYWTDSSSDFKLFDGIFSLFADPSGRLIRYNAATKKNEVLLKNLGFANGVKLSDDESYVLVAQTFMATIVKYHLKGANAGKSEKFDGLPGFPDNIHSDSLGNYLVSIITPADPEHPQLIQTLGPHPYLRKMIARLLSLAELPFKLLDDLYPNDIAKKVIHAIGSFQTFSFLYPKNVLVLRMNGNGQILDALHNSDEKMSAISSTFVHNDYVWFGSPYNDYIARIPVKQAFPGVQFVRSKNHAKITREAPPKVVKHVESSKPTTTTPKPTTTTPKPTTTTPKPTTTPKPTTTTSKPTTTTPKPTTTTPKPTTTTPKPTTTPKPTTTTSRPTTSTQKVTTTPRPPKTTQRPTQAPPKPIKVEQTKPAPEVYVEHAQKPQPQETPREIYDESMKPLREVPSREETDELPRPINVAAPTVPPSHRGKNIEETKSDGHEVKQHDEM; this is encoded by the exons ATGAGTTACCTCAAGTCACTGGGGACTTCCTTCGTCTACATCGCTTTTTTCCTCGCGGTCATTACCTTTTCACCTGGCTTGCCACCTAATGTGTCCTTCACGGAATACAG TACCAAACCTCCCCCAGCATACACCGGTGTTTTAGCTCCAAACGAACGACTCAACAATCCAGAAATATTGTTCCAAGGTCAAGTTCTTGGGGCCGAGAGTTTTGACTCTTTCAATGGTCAACTTTACACAGGAATGCACGACGGATATGTCGGTAGAGTccttgacaaaaaaattgtgcccGTTGTTCGTTTTGGCAAGGATTGTG CTGGTCTCTGGGAGGAGGAAAAATGTGGTCGACCTTTGGGACTCAAATTTGATAAACAAGGTCGTCTCTATGTTGTTGATACTTATTATGGTATTTTCAAGGTCAATGTTGATACTGGCAAGTATGAACGGATCTTTGATCCCAGTAAACCCATCGACGGCAAAGTACCTATTTTATTCAATAGCATAGATGTTGCCGATAACGGTGATCTCTACTGGACCGATTCCTCCTCTGACTTTAAATTGTTTGATGgcatattttctcttttcgctGATCCTTCTGGCAG GTTGATCCGTTATAATGCAGcaacgaagaaaaacgaagtgctgttaaaaaatcTGGGTTTTGCAAATGGTGTGAAACTAAGCGACGATGAGAGTTACGTGTTAGTGGCTCAAACATTCATGGCAACGATCGTCAAGTATCATTTGAAAGGTGCAAATGCTGGAAAGAGCGAAAAGTTTGATGGACTTCCAGGATTCCCGGACAACATAcattcagacagtttaggcaATTATCTCGTCAGTATAATAACACCGGCTGATCCGGAGCATCCTCAACTGATTCAGACATTGGGACCGCATCCTTACTTGAGAAAAATGATCGCCAGGCTTTTGAGTCTAGCAGAACTACCGTTTAAATTATTGGATGATCTTTATCCTAACGATATCGCTAAAAAGGTTATTCATGCGATCGGATCTTTTCAGACCttctcatttctttatccTAAAAATGTGTTGGTATTGAGAATGAATGGCAATGGGCAAATTTTGGACGCTTTGCACAATTCTGATGAGAAGATGTCGGCTATAAGCTCGACTTTTGTTCACAATGATTATGTTTGGTTCGGTTCACCATACAACGATTACATTGCTCGCATTCCCGTGAAACAAGCTTTTCCTGGCGTACAATTTGTCAGGAGCAAAAATCATGCTAAAATTACTCGCGAGGCTCCCCCGAAAGTGGTAAAACATGTTGAGTCTTCCAAACCAACTACAACGACTCCAAAACCTACTACAACGACTCCGAAACCAACCACAACGACTCCAAAACCAACCACGACTCCGAAACCAACCACAACGACTTCAAAACCAACCACAACAACTCCGAAACCAACCACAACGACTCCGAAACCAACCACAACAACTCCGAAACCAACCACAACTCCAAAACCAACGACAACTACTTCAAGACCAACGACCTCCACTCAAAAAGTAACAACGACTCCTCGTCCTCCAAAAACCACCCAAAGACCCACTCAAGCTCCCCCAAAACCAATCAAAGTTGAGCAAACCAAGCCTGCTCCGGAAGTCTACGTAGAACACGCACAAAAACCTCAGCCACAAGAAACTCCAAGAGAAATCTATGACGAATCCATGAAGCCGTTGAGGGAAGTACCTTCCAGAGAAGAGACCGATGAGCTTCCAAGACCAATTAATGTAGCTGCTCCAACTGTACCACCTTCAcacagaggaaaaaatatcgaggaaACTAAGTCGGATGGGCATGAGGTGAAACAACATGACGAGATGTAA
- the LOC122409608 gene encoding protein C3orf33 — MAANESESLTKKDVGREKSIIHQCIEFLERDTRGIQMLTYGITSLGLMTALYRIRPFAKFKRPFDIPSRFIKLRVPLQGEVVRIEPSHGALLMIDHTPLIRIPRLGTPQLLSVKVAGVDVTGHGISWLQTVVCGKKVVFIPIARKNEYLDCTISLQESKESTLSIGEELVRLGFGTVGKFEPEGSSDQQIAAYKAALVAAQKRAKLERNGHWHFAINPTYLWKLRYLIHVKLTKTLPARISAQLSF; from the exons ATGGCTGCAAACGAGTCAGAATCTTTAACAAAAAAAGATGTTGGGAGGGAAAAAAGCATTATTCATCAGTGCATAGAATTTTTGGAGCGTGACACAAGGGGAATACAAATGTTAACTtatggaataacgagtttagGCCTCATGACAGCGCTGTATAGAATTCGTCCA tttgcaaaattcaaaaggcCATTCGACATTCCATCTCGGTTTATTAAACTGCGGGTCCCACTGCAGGGTGAAGTGGTGCGGATAGAACCAAGCCATGGAGCTCTGTTGATGATCGATCATACACCCTTGATTAGAATTCCTAGACTGGGAACCCCTCAACTTTTATCTGTCAAAGTTGCTGGGGTCGACGTCACAGGTCAcg GTATTAGTTGGCTGCAGACTGTAGTGTGTGGCAAAAAAGTCGTCTTTATACCGATAGcccgaaaaaacgagtatttggaTTGCACAATAAGCCTGCAAGAATCAAAAGAG AGTACATTATCGATAGGTGAAGAGCTCGTGAGGCTTGGATTCGGTACAGTCGGTAAATTTGAACCTGAAGGATCGAGTGATCAACAAATAGCGGCATACAAAGCTGCTCTCGTCGCCGCACAAAAACGAGCCAAACTCGAGCGAAACGGCCATTGGCACTTCGCGATAAATCCGACCTATCTATGGAAATTGCGATATCTCATTCACGTCAAACTTACGAAAACGTTGCCTGCTAGAATATCCGCTCAGTTAAGCTTTTGA
- the LOC122409604 gene encoding uncharacterized protein: protein MFREGHYLEMIKVSESCLATAIITIKEKTVEYKKKKITTNKWLDLQDWTSLYSLIRKAIIRNHESKSRGRIDSTEHRKSTGHLEVKYKFETTDFPENENSLPTIKVSVTPARKSKKSSSDSKTKCESVEIKKKETTLSERENDRASIIQQLSENDSFLLDNYSLEEYVPPELPSATKVSANLDYVPSRKSMLLRMRAVEDSNKYTPTNRSRSSSGANVHNSEVNYIPNSIKSLGKVVHESYDPCAASNLSTDLSEAYVPSSKGVKTKIEEYQPDFASKTMKFDDSYVPSATSSAKKKESKKRHHKSHDSKSKKPSTSRSVISKIAKREL, encoded by the exons ATGTTTCGTGAAGGACATTATTTGGAAATGATCAAG GTTTCAGAAAGTTGTTTGGCCACAGCAATTATAACAATCAAAGAGAAAACTGTTGAAtacaaaaagaagaaaattactACCAATAAATGGCTAGATTTGCAGGACTGGACTTCCTTGTACAGTTTAATACGAAAAGCCATTATACGCAATCACGAGAGCAAGTCTCGAGGTAGAATTGACTCGACGGAACATAGAAAATCCACTGGTCACTTAGAAGTCAA GTATAAATTCGAAACGACAGATTTCccagaaaacgaaaattcattgcCGACAATAAAAGTAAGCGTCACTCCAGCtaggaaaagtaaaaaaagctcGAGTGACAGTAAAACAAAATGTGAGAGCGTTGagataaagaaaaaggaaacaacGCTCTCGGAACGCGAAAACGATAGAGCTTCGATAATTCAACAATTAAGCGAAAACGACAGTTTTCTTCTAGATAATTATTCCCTGGAGGAATACGTGCCACCGGAACTCCCGAGCGCGACAAAAGTCAGCGCGAATCTGGACTATGTGCCAAGTAGAAAAAGTATGTTGCTTAGAATGCGGGCTGTTGAGGATTCAAACAAATACACGCCGACAAACAGAAGCAGATCGTCGTCGGGAGCAAACGTTCACAATTCTGAAGTCAATTATATTCCAAATTCAATTAAATCGTTGGGAAAAGTCGTTCACGAAAGTTACGACCCTTGCGCAGCTTCGAATTTATCCACGGACCTCAGCGAAGCTTATGTGCCTAGCTCGAAAGGCGTCAAAACCAAAATCGAAGAATATCAGCCAGATTTTGCCAGCAAAACGATGAAATTTGACGACAGTTACGTCCCATCCGCCACAAGCTCggctaaaaaaaaagaatcgaaaaaaaggcACCACAAAAGTCACGACTCAAAAAGCAAAAAACCATCGACGAGTCGTTCggttatttcaaaaatcgcAAAACGCGAACTCTGA